The Panicum virgatum strain AP13 chromosome 6K, P.virgatum_v5, whole genome shotgun sequence nucleotide sequence ggcggcggcggcggcgtccttgtGCTGGCCGTCCACCACCTCGATCCTGTGCACGCCGACGATGGGGATGGGGCTCACGGACAGGATGGCGATGGTGTTGGCCGGCAGCTCGATCACCTGCCCCTGCACctgcacgggcggcggcggcggcgccgcgccgtcgcTGGTCGTCGGCAGCACGGCGTTGGTGGCCCGGGGCTTGCGGTACCAGAAGTAGAGGCCCATCTGCACGCAGCTGAAGAAGAAGCCGCCCACGTTCGGGTACTGCACATGGTAGATCAGAGCATGCAGGTCAGATCAGATACATATAATTGAAGTCCATGGCAATGGCATCGATCGATCAGCATGCAGGTGATCGATCGATGCTTGAAGCTCAATGCAAGTGAGAACTGAATCACTGATCGTCTGATGGATCAGATTAATTATTACCATGACGAAGGGGTCCTTGGTGAAGAGGCCGTAGCAGAACCAGGCGACGGCGCTGAGGGTGAGGCAGAAGGAGAGGCTGATGGGCAGGAACTCGACGCTCTTGGTCTTGACCACCTTGACGATGATGCTGAGCGGCGCGACGAAGACGGCCATGGAGAAGGCGAGGCAGACGCTGCCGAGGAACTTGACCCGGAGGTGCCCGGGGACGCCGCAGAGGGTGACGGCGACGATGAGCGCGAACGCGGCCACGTCGAGCAGGAAGAAGTAGGCCAGGGTCCTGAGcctcgcccgccgcggcgcgtACACGAGGTAGAAGACGATGTAGGCggcctccacgccgcagccgaaGGCGTTGATGGTCAGCAGCGGCCTCGAGTTGGTCTTGACCAGCGCGTAGAAG carries:
- the LOC120713000 gene encoding bidirectional sugar transporter SWEET11-like yields the protein MAGGFLHMAHPAITLSGVAGNIISFMVFLAPVTTFLQVYRKKSTGGFSSVPYVVALFSSVLWIFYALVKTNSRPLLTINAFGCGVEAAYIVFYLVYAPRRARLRTLAYFFLLDVAAFALIVAVTLCGVPGHLRVKFLGSVCLAFSMAVFVAPLSIIVKVVKTKSVEFLPISLSFCLTLSAVAWFCYGLFTKDPFVMYPNVGGFFFSCVQMGLYFWYRKPRATNAVLPTTSDGAAPPPPPVQVQGQVIELPANTIAILSVSPIPIVGVHRIEVVDGQHKDAAAAAEACRMAAANPDGPPPQVIEIVPAAL